Proteins encoded together in one Geothermobacter hydrogeniphilus window:
- a CDS encoding PLP-dependent transferase encodes MADNDYSPGVRRYVEQGRQQLAAAAAGRRRLRGMKFDTLAVHGCYGMDAARENRGSINEPLYLSSAQHFENSDHMEAALAYLMPSWTYSRIANPTLGYLEETLALLEGYGFPGDVSACAVASGMAAIFLATNPLLADRRRGEKINLVAGSKCYGGTFMLFSERYAAERGIDVRWVRNPLDLDEWRSLIDDRTRFVFAEMPSNPGLAVCDIEALAELAHAVDAPLIVDSTVATPALLRPLCLGADIVVQSVSKSLNTGGLAIAGAVIARHQIPAKVGPPELRANYAGYLKLLPGRDFGPALSPFNALMILNDLRTLRAKMDRLSRNALRVACFLQDHPQVERVSYPGLAGDPGHALASRYMWLADGEDDYGEPVNRYGHLLAFTVRGGVGSARNMFDRLRLIWRATDLGRIKSIATIPAISTHQQQGEQGRDLAGIVPNLVRLNVGGEHPDDIIADLDQALAGGPLNP; translated from the coding sequence ATGGCTGACAACGATTATTCGCCGGGTGTCCGTCGGTATGTTGAACAAGGGCGGCAGCAGCTTGCGGCCGCGGCCGCCGGACGGCGGAGGCTGCGGGGAATGAAGTTCGACACCCTGGCGGTTCACGGCTGCTACGGCATGGATGCCGCCCGGGAAAACCGGGGGAGCATCAACGAACCGCTCTATCTCAGTTCCGCGCAGCATTTTGAAAACAGTGACCACATGGAAGCGGCTCTGGCCTACCTGATGCCGTCCTGGACCTATTCCCGTATTGCCAACCCGACCCTGGGATACCTGGAAGAGACCCTTGCCCTGCTTGAAGGCTACGGGTTTCCCGGAGACGTTTCCGCCTGTGCCGTCGCTTCGGGCATGGCCGCGATTTTTCTCGCCACCAATCCCCTGCTTGCCGACCGGCGGCGGGGAGAAAAAATCAACCTGGTTGCCGGCAGCAAATGCTACGGTGGCACCTTCATGCTCTTCAGTGAGCGTTATGCCGCCGAGCGCGGCATCGATGTCCGCTGGGTCAGAAACCCCCTTGATCTGGACGAATGGCGTTCCCTGATCGATGATCGGACCCGCTTCGTTTTTGCCGAGATGCCCAGCAACCCCGGGCTGGCGGTCTGTGATATCGAGGCGTTGGCCGAACTGGCCCATGCCGTGGACGCACCGTTGATCGTCGATTCGACGGTTGCCACGCCGGCGCTTCTCAGGCCTCTCTGCCTGGGGGCGGATATCGTCGTGCAGTCGGTCAGCAAGAGCCTCAACACCGGAGGACTGGCCATCGCCGGCGCCGTTATCGCCCGCCATCAGATCCCCGCCAAGGTCGGGCCGCCTGAATTGCGGGCCAACTATGCCGGTTACCTGAAACTGCTGCCGGGACGGGATTTCGGTCCGGCGCTCAGCCCCTTCAACGCCCTGATGATTCTCAATGATCTGCGTACCCTGCGTGCCAAGATGGATCGCCTGAGCCGCAACGCCTTGCGGGTCGCGTGTTTCCTGCAGGATCACCCGCAGGTAGAACGGGTCAGCTATCCGGGCCTGGCCGGGGATCCGGGACACGCCCTGGCCTCACGCTATATGTGGCTGGCCGATGGTGAAGATGATTACGGTGAACCCGTCAACCGTTACGGCCACCTGCTGGCTTTCACCGTGCGCGGTGGTGTTGGCAGCGCAAGAAACATGTTCGATCGCCTGCGTCTGATCTGGAGGGCAACCGACCTTGGACGCATCAAGAGCATTGCCACCATTCCGGCGATCTCCACCCACCAGCAGCAGGGTGAGCAGGGACGTGATCTGGCCGGGATTGTCCCCAATCTGGTCCGTCTCAATGTCGGTGGTGAGCACCCTGATGATATTATTGCCGATCTCGACCAGGCCCTGGCGGGTGGGCCCCTGAATCCCTGA
- a CDS encoding zinc ribbon-containing protein, with the protein MNDKKQHDEQDVGLYEKLAARTAELLEEGRRSLDEALKKAKDELNKAGEFSADKLEKIAEFVRRDINDNAAKATEAVRKAVDPQRVTVGVQSVFARILTSAADALSDLAEKAEKNLEFKTGEVTSAGKLVCKDCGAEMNLKATGRIPPCPKCHKTVFRKSF; encoded by the coding sequence ATGAATGACAAGAAGCAGCATGATGAGCAGGATGTTGGATTGTACGAGAAGCTGGCAGCCCGCACCGCAGAGTTGCTGGAAGAGGGCAGGAGAAGTCTCGATGAGGCGTTGAAAAAAGCCAAGGACGAGTTGAACAAGGCCGGAGAATTTTCCGCCGACAAGCTGGAAAAGATAGCCGAGTTCGTGCGTCGAGACATCAATGACAATGCCGCCAAAGCGACCGAAGCGGTCAGAAAAGCGGTTGATCCCCAGCGGGTCACGGTCGGGGTGCAGAGTGTTTTCGCCCGGATCCTGACCAGTGCCGCCGACGCTCTTTCTGATCTGGCGGAGAAGGCCGAGAAGAATCTTGAGTTCAAGACCGGCGAGGTGACCAGTGCCGGGAAGCTGGTCTGCAAGGATTGCGGCGCCGAGATGAATCTCAAGGCCACGGGACGGATTCCGCCCTGTCCCAAGTGTCACAAGACGGTATTCCGCAAGTCTTTCTGA
- a CDS encoding ZIP family metal transporter codes for MLEFIAGFHPVTQAFLATLFTWAMTALGAGVVYVHRAPTRKMLDSMLGFAAGVMIAASYWSLLAPAIEMSEQQGWPPWLPPAVGFLAGGGFLRLVDRFMPHLHMNFPLSRAEGVPTRLHRVTLLVLAITLHNIPEGLAVGVAFGAVGAGFDSASLPSAIALALGIGIQNFPEGLAVAVPLRREGISVHRSFMAGQLSGMVEIVAGVIGAATVVYAEPLLPFALAFAAGAMIFVVVEEVIPESQQGDNTDIATLGAMLGFTVMMVLDVALG; via the coding sequence ATGCTTGAATTTATTGCCGGATTTCATCCCGTCACCCAGGCCTTTCTGGCCACCCTGTTTACCTGGGCGATGACGGCCCTCGGCGCCGGGGTGGTCTATGTTCATCGGGCGCCCACACGCAAAATGCTTGACAGCATGCTCGGTTTTGCCGCCGGGGTGATGATCGCCGCCAGCTACTGGTCGCTGCTGGCGCCGGCCATCGAGATGTCTGAGCAACAGGGATGGCCGCCCTGGTTGCCGCCGGCGGTCGGGTTTCTGGCCGGAGGCGGGTTCCTGCGCCTGGTTGATCGTTTCATGCCGCACCTGCATATGAATTTCCCGCTCAGCCGGGCCGAGGGGGTTCCCACCCGGCTGCACCGGGTGACTCTGCTGGTCTTGGCCATCACCCTGCATAATATTCCCGAAGGGCTGGCGGTCGGGGTGGCCTTCGGTGCCGTGGGAGCCGGGTTCGATTCGGCCAGCCTGCCTTCGGCGATCGCCCTGGCACTGGGCATCGGCATCCAGAATTTTCCTGAAGGGCTGGCGGTTGCCGTGCCCCTGCGCCGGGAGGGGATTTCGGTTCATCGCAGTTTCATGGCCGGGCAGCTTTCCGGCATGGTTGAAATTGTTGCCGGTGTTATCGGGGCGGCGACGGTTGTTTATGCCGAACCCTTGCTGCCGTTTGCCCTGGCTTTCGCGGCCGGAGCGATGATTTTTGTTGTCGTCGAGGAGGTCATCCCCGAATCGCAGCAGGGGGACAATACCGATATCGCCACGCTGGGGGCGATGTTGGGGTTTACGGTGATGATGGTCCTCGACGTTGCTTTGGGGTAG
- a CDS encoding UDP-2,3-diacylglucosamine diphosphatase produces the protein MKDLFLADAHLLEPSDANYQRLLSFLQTQLGQVRTLVLLGDIFEFWVGYRHVVFSRYLPLLELLHRFHQSGTDIIFVEGNHDFHLGAFFRDTLGCRILPDGGDIELDGVRFHLAHGDLINPEDKGYRRLRAFFRSGLVQFLIRVIPPDLTWAIGRALGRQSEKSHDRKRAFDPTALLTAYAEKQLTGPTRYVVTGHFHVPFQKELEQGTLVALGDWISQNSYAVWENGSLSLHQVDSDTVSC, from the coding sequence ATGAAAGACCTGTTTCTCGCCGATGCCCACCTGCTCGAACCGAGCGACGCCAACTACCAGCGGTTGCTGAGTTTTCTCCAGACGCAACTGGGACAGGTGCGGACCTTGGTCCTGCTCGGCGATATCTTCGAATTCTGGGTCGGCTACCGACACGTGGTCTTTTCCCGCTACCTGCCGCTGCTGGAACTGCTGCACCGCTTTCATCAGTCCGGCACCGACATTATCTTTGTCGAGGGAAACCACGACTTCCATCTCGGCGCCTTTTTCCGCGACACCCTCGGTTGCCGAATTCTCCCCGATGGAGGGGACATCGAACTGGACGGCGTGCGCTTCCACCTCGCCCACGGGGACCTGATCAACCCGGAGGATAAAGGCTATCGCCGGCTGCGGGCCTTCTTCCGCAGCGGGCTGGTGCAGTTCCTGATCAGGGTGATACCGCCGGATCTGACCTGGGCCATCGGCCGCGCCCTGGGACGCCAGAGTGAAAAGAGCCACGACCGCAAACGCGCCTTTGATCCGACCGCGCTGCTCACGGCCTATGCCGAAAAGCAGCTGACCGGGCCGACCCGCTATGTTGTCACCGGCCATTTTCATGTCCCGTTCCAGAAAGAGCTTGAACAAGGGACACTGGTCGCCCTCGGCGACTGGATCAGCCAGAACTCCTACGCCGTCTGGGAAAACGGCTCCTTAAGCCTTCATCAGGTTGACTCAGACACCGTTTCCTGCTGA
- a CDS encoding YhjD/YihY/BrkB family envelope integrity protein — MIETIRDFFKTGIWRIKPEELSFGQRFLLRLGQVAARVGHDFIADRCLLRASALTYTSLLSFIPMLALMFAVLKGLGVQNRLEPVLLEHIAVGSEQALSKIIEYINNTNVGRLGTFGLVFLVLTVLTLLSNIEDSFNSIWYVRETRSLMRRFSDYFSVVILGPIFLVLAITMTATLEAQGFVLQLKQMAYVGTLVIFLFNVLPYFAMWAAFAFLYIFMPNIKVSLRAAMVGGLVGGTLWQLTQWGYVNFQVGVARYNAIYGTMAALPIFMVWLYISWLIVLLGLEVSYAWQNLRYLRQEQAGGEESFANRELLALRIMLIVGDRFQKGEAPPDLGEIAGQLSLAPRLTRSIVNDLVRLRLLSEVSIGEDVSGYQPARALSALPVFELLKTIEGNGAPVKQARESHDERIVGEIADRLYRVGSEALDGLTLADLVGRYQQETVSEST, encoded by the coding sequence TTGATTGAAACCATCCGGGATTTTTTCAAAACCGGGATCTGGCGGATCAAGCCTGAAGAATTGAGTTTCGGGCAACGGTTTCTGCTTCGTCTCGGCCAGGTCGCGGCGCGGGTCGGCCATGATTTCATCGCCGACCGCTGCCTGCTGCGTGCCTCGGCGCTGACCTATACCAGCCTGCTTTCTTTCATTCCCATGCTGGCGCTGATGTTTGCCGTTCTCAAGGGCCTGGGGGTGCAGAATCGGCTGGAGCCGGTTCTGCTTGAACATATTGCGGTCGGTTCGGAACAGGCTCTTTCCAAGATCATCGAGTACATCAACAATACCAATGTCGGTCGACTCGGCACCTTCGGCCTGGTTTTCCTGGTGTTGACCGTGCTGACCCTGCTGTCGAATATCGAGGACAGTTTCAACTCGATCTGGTACGTGCGCGAGACCCGTTCGCTGATGCGCCGTTTTTCCGATTATTTCTCGGTTGTTATTCTCGGCCCGATCTTTCTGGTGCTGGCGATCACCATGACCGCCACCCTCGAAGCCCAGGGGTTTGTTCTGCAGCTCAAGCAGATGGCCTATGTCGGCACCCTGGTGATCTTTCTCTTCAACGTGCTTCCCTATTTTGCCATGTGGGCCGCCTTCGCCTTCCTCTACATTTTCATGCCGAATATCAAGGTTTCGCTGCGGGCGGCCATGGTCGGCGGACTGGTCGGCGGCACCCTGTGGCAATTGACCCAGTGGGGGTATGTCAATTTCCAGGTCGGTGTGGCGCGTTACAATGCCATCTACGGCACCATGGCGGCCCTGCCGATCTTCATGGTCTGGCTCTATATTTCCTGGCTGATCGTGTTGCTTGGACTTGAGGTCAGCTATGCCTGGCAGAACCTGCGTTATCTGCGCCAGGAGCAGGCCGGAGGAGAGGAAAGTTTCGCCAACCGCGAGTTGCTTGCCCTGCGGATCATGCTGATTGTCGGTGACCGTTTCCAGAAGGGGGAAGCGCCCCCGGACCTGGGTGAGATCGCGGGGCAACTGTCGCTGGCGCCGCGTCTGACCCGCAGCATCGTCAATGACCTGGTCCGTCTGCGACTGCTCTCTGAGGTGAGTATCGGCGAGGATGTGAGCGGGTATCAGCCGGCCCGCGCGCTCAGTGCGCTGCCGGTTTTCGAACTGCTTAAAACCATCGAAGGAAATGGCGCACCGGTCAAGCAGGCACGTGAGAGTCATGACGAGCGGATCGTCGGCGAGATCGCCGACCGCCTCTATCGGGTCGGCAGCGAGGCGCTGGACGGTCTGACCCTGGCCGACCTGGTTGGACGTTATCAGCAGGAAACGGTGTCTGAGTCAACCTGA
- a CDS encoding Crp/Fnr family transcriptional regulator — MTSPADRISDLFYYLAEDDMAQLMSYFRFRHLPKGEILWREGEPSEFIAFVVSGKLEARKETEFKGKQVIIGVISDGSIVGDAAILDRRPVGATVLAMQDSALLCIAADDFDRLLEEQPILGMKLLKSMMLIMSTRMRHMAGRLAAIF; from the coding sequence ATGACCTCACCCGCTGACCGCATTTCTGATCTCTTCTACTATCTCGCCGAAGATGACATGGCGCAGCTGATGAGTTATTTCCGGTTTCGGCATCTGCCCAAAGGAGAGATCTTGTGGCGGGAAGGAGAGCCGAGTGAGTTTATTGCTTTTGTCGTTTCCGGAAAACTCGAAGCGCGCAAGGAAACCGAGTTCAAGGGCAAACAGGTCATTATCGGCGTGATCAGTGATGGTTCCATCGTCGGTGATGCCGCCATCCTGGATCGTCGCCCGGTCGGAGCCACTGTCCTGGCGATGCAGGATTCCGCTCTGCTCTGCATCGCGGCCGATGATTTCGACCGCCTGCTTGAAGAACAACCGATCCTCGGCATGAAACTGCTCAAGAGCATGATGCTCATCATGTCAACCCGGATGCGGCATATGGCCGGCCGCCTGGCCGCCATCTTCTAG
- the pfkA gene encoding 6-phosphofructokinase yields the protein MKRIAVLTSGGDCSGMNAALRAVVRTAMNEGIEVVGIHRGFRGLIDRQYEIMQNRSVSNILQRGGTILQSARCKEMLTAAGQTLAADTLTGLGVEGLVVIGGGGSLRGAQALAERGTQVIGIPASIDNDLSFTDMSLGVDTALNNILYAVDCLKDTASSHDRTFVVECMGRDSGYLALVSAVAVGAEFAIIPERPYDLEAICGNLRQRYQEGRINAIIMVAEGAGTAHDIAAQIRGRIGFETRVMVLGHYQRGGSPSAFDRLLAARFGLAAVESLLAGESGKMVGLSCSDIALTDFEQVLQAGIRPIDQLMVTLAHKLS from the coding sequence ATGAAACGAATTGCGGTATTGACCAGCGGCGGAGATTGCTCCGGAATGAACGCGGCTCTGCGGGCCGTGGTACGCACCGCCATGAACGAGGGGATCGAGGTGGTCGGCATTCATCGCGGGTTCAGGGGACTGATCGATCGTCAGTACGAGATCATGCAGAATCGTTCGGTCAGCAACATCCTGCAGCGGGGTGGGACCATCCTGCAGAGTGCCCGCTGCAAGGAGATGCTGACCGCGGCCGGACAGACTCTGGCGGCCGACACCCTGACCGGGCTCGGTGTTGAGGGGCTGGTGGTGATCGGTGGCGGCGGATCGTTGCGCGGGGCGCAGGCCCTGGCGGAGCGGGGAACGCAGGTGATCGGTATCCCGGCTTCCATCGACAACGACCTGTCGTTCACCGATATGTCCCTCGGTGTCGATACCGCGCTGAACAATATCCTCTACGCCGTCGACTGTCTGAAGGATACCGCCTCAAGTCATGATCGGACCTTTGTGGTCGAGTGCATGGGGCGCGACAGCGGCTACCTGGCCCTGGTTTCGGCGGTGGCGGTCGGTGCCGAATTCGCCATTATTCCGGAGCGGCCCTATGACCTTGAAGCGATCTGCGGCAATTTGCGGCAACGCTATCAGGAGGGACGCATCAATGCCATCATCATGGTCGCTGAAGGAGCCGGCACCGCCCACGATATTGCCGCGCAGATCCGGGGACGGATAGGTTTTGAAACCCGGGTCATGGTGCTCGGGCATTACCAGCGCGGTGGATCGCCGTCGGCTTTCGACCGCCTGCTGGCGGCCCGTTTCGGACTTGCCGCGGTGGAATCGCTGTTGGCCGGTGAATCCGGGAAAATGGTCGGTCTGAGCTGCTCTGACATTGCTCTGACCGACTTCGAACAGGTCCTGCAGGCCGGGATTCGGCCGATCGACCAGCTGATGGTCACGTTGGCGCATAAGCTCAGTTGA
- the lon gene encoding endopeptidase La, with translation MTDLQPLPTVLAVFPMRDQVMFPHMVMPLYIDAARIGVIETALRDNNLLVLATSFSQTEPPAFDDLAKIATICRISQVIRSPEGGCKVTAEGLRRVYLSSCVAQQPQMLARIRLVEEEETGGLVTETLVQSVNALLKIALAAGRPLPGDVMKMIDQIGDAGRLADLVTVYLNLDIASQQRLLEILDPLDRLKEVYLRLTTEVQRLQVRGDIQTEVTRNLSKTQKEYFLREQMKQIRKELGDQDPRQDDLDNLRQKIDPRKMPPEVHATARREFKRLENINPSSPEYTVARTYLEFLCDMPWKHASHDNLDLDHAETVLNRDHHDLKDVKERILEYLAVRSLKSDSRGAILCFVGPPGVGKTSLGRSIARAMERKFIRLSLGGLKDEAEIRGHRRTYIGALPGRIIQEIRRAGVNNPVFMLDEIDKIGQDFRGDPASALLEVLDPEQNNSFNDHYLDVPFDLSRVMFITTANIMDPVPSPLRDRMEVINLAGYSYEEKLQIAVDYLVPKQKEENGLAEQPLTFTRQALLQIIKDYTREAGVRGLERKIAAICRKLAHDLARKKKTMDRIDSEQVRRLLGARSYFTDVAGEEDRVGVVTGLAWTEHGGDIIFVEAAIMKGEKGFTLTGNLGEVMQESAQTALSFVREHAARFSIEEDFFSCHDLHIHVPAGAIPKDGPSAGVTMAAALISLLTGRAARRDVAMTGELTLSGRILPVGGVKEKLLAARRAGVRTVLFPARNAEQLAELEPGDTEGVRVSLIESMFDVTREALCGTGRPCSGDQPPTATPPPG, from the coding sequence ATGACCGACCTGCAACCTCTGCCGACAGTGCTGGCGGTTTTCCCGATGCGCGATCAGGTCATGTTCCCACACATGGTCATGCCCCTCTACATCGATGCCGCCAGGATCGGTGTGATCGAAACCGCGTTGCGGGATAACAATCTGCTGGTGCTGGCCACCAGTTTCAGCCAAACCGAGCCGCCCGCCTTTGATGATCTGGCAAAAATCGCCACCATCTGCCGCATCAGCCAGGTGATTCGCAGTCCCGAAGGCGGATGCAAGGTGACCGCCGAAGGCCTGCGGCGTGTCTATCTCTCCTCCTGTGTCGCCCAGCAACCACAGATGCTGGCCCGCATCCGCCTGGTCGAAGAGGAAGAAACCGGCGGCCTGGTCACCGAGACACTGGTGCAGAGTGTCAACGCATTGCTGAAAATCGCCCTTGCCGCCGGACGTCCGCTGCCCGGCGACGTGATGAAAATGATCGACCAGATCGGTGACGCCGGGCGTCTGGCCGACCTGGTGACGGTCTATCTCAACCTCGACATCGCTTCCCAACAGCGACTGCTGGAGATTCTCGACCCCCTCGACCGCCTCAAGGAAGTCTACCTGCGGCTGACCACCGAAGTCCAACGGCTCCAGGTCAGGGGCGATATCCAGACCGAGGTGACCCGCAACCTGAGTAAAACCCAGAAGGAATATTTTCTGCGTGAACAGATGAAGCAGATCCGCAAGGAACTCGGCGACCAGGATCCGAGGCAGGACGATCTCGACAACCTGCGGCAGAAAATTGATCCGCGGAAGATGCCGCCCGAGGTCCACGCCACAGCCCGTAGAGAATTCAAGCGCCTTGAAAACATCAACCCCTCGTCACCGGAATACACCGTCGCCCGCACCTACCTCGAATTCCTCTGCGACATGCCCTGGAAACACGCGTCACACGACAACCTCGACCTCGACCACGCCGAGACGGTTCTCAACCGGGACCATCACGACCTGAAGGATGTCAAGGAGAGGATTCTTGAATATCTCGCCGTGCGTTCGCTGAAGAGCGACAGTCGCGGGGCAATTCTCTGTTTCGTCGGACCACCCGGCGTCGGCAAAACCTCCCTCGGACGTTCCATTGCCCGGGCGATGGAACGCAAATTCATCCGCCTGTCCCTCGGCGGATTGAAGGATGAAGCGGAAATCCGCGGCCATCGCCGTACCTATATCGGCGCCCTTCCCGGCCGGATCATCCAGGAAATCCGCCGGGCCGGAGTCAACAACCCGGTCTTTATGCTCGACGAAATCGACAAGATCGGCCAGGATTTCCGCGGTGATCCCGCCTCAGCCCTGCTCGAAGTGCTCGACCCGGAGCAGAACAACAGCTTCAATGACCATTATCTCGATGTCCCCTTCGACCTGTCGCGGGTGATGTTCATCACCACCGCCAATATCATGGACCCGGTGCCGAGCCCCCTGAGGGACCGGATGGAGGTCATCAACCTGGCCGGCTACAGTTACGAGGAAAAACTGCAGATTGCCGTTGACTACCTGGTACCCAAACAGAAAGAGGAGAATGGCCTGGCCGAACAACCACTGACCTTCACCCGCCAGGCGCTGCTGCAGATTATCAAGGATTATACCCGCGAAGCCGGCGTGCGCGGACTGGAACGAAAGATTGCCGCGATCTGCCGCAAGCTGGCGCACGATCTGGCCCGGAAGAAAAAAACCATGGACCGGATCGATTCCGAACAGGTCCGCCGACTGCTGGGGGCCCGCAGCTATTTTACCGACGTCGCTGGCGAAGAGGACCGGGTCGGCGTCGTCACCGGCCTTGCCTGGACCGAACATGGCGGCGACATCATCTTCGTCGAAGCGGCGATCATGAAGGGTGAAAAGGGTTTTACCCTGACCGGAAATCTCGGTGAAGTGATGCAGGAATCGGCGCAGACCGCCCTCTCCTTTGTGCGTGAACATGCCGCCCGTTTCAGCATCGAAGAGGATTTTTTCAGCTGTCATGATCTGCATATCCATGTTCCGGCCGGCGCCATCCCCAAGGACGGTCCCTCCGCCGGAGTGACCATGGCCGCGGCACTGATTTCACTGCTCACCGGCCGAGCGGCCCGCCGCGACGTCGCCATGACCGGTGAACTGACCCTCTCCGGCCGCATCCTGCCGGTCGGCGGGGTCAAGGAAAAACTGCTGGCCGCGCGGCGGGCCGGGGTTCGAACAGTGCTGTTTCCCGCCCGCAATGCCGAGCAATTGGCCGAACTCGAACCGGGCGATACCGAAGGCGTCCGTGTTTCCCTGATCGAATCAATGTTCGATGTCACCCGCGAAGCCCTCTGCGGCACCGGCCGACCCTGCTCCGGCGACCAGCCTCCCACCGCGACACCTCCGCCGGGATAG
- a CDS encoding M16 family metallopeptidase yields the protein MLRSTLLRLSTAFFILFLCSPSRAATLEDKVREHQFANGLRLLVVERHASPTFAAYLTIGVGAVDENSETRGVAHLLEHMLFKGTKTLGTTDYAAEKPLLDKITEVGGEIDRMKNDPGADRKRLKALREQLAELQKQHRRFVVKDEFSRIYAENGGTGYNAFTTKDSTTYLISLPSNKLELWALIESDRMKNAVLREFYTERDVIQEERRRSYESNPGGMLYETLIANAYTVHPYRNPIIGWHTDIANLTLAETREFHRRYYAPINTVIALVGDIDFDRAVAMVERYFGDIPPGTPVPPLAVVEPPQKGEKRIHIDFDAQPQMAIAYHKPTMPAREDYVFDLIDLILSGGPTSRLYKSLVQKQQLATSISTYGAPGARYANLFVISAAPRYPHTLKEVEQAIYTELERLAREPVSETELAKARNRLKVDHLQGMQSNNGLARSLTYFQTVAHDWRYLARYQQVISSITASEIMQVAKTYLTADNRTVVTLSKEETQP from the coding sequence ATGCTGCGTTCAACCCTGTTGCGGCTCTCCACCGCCTTTTTCATCCTGTTTCTCTGCAGCCCGAGCCGGGCTGCCACCCTTGAAGACAAGGTTCGTGAACATCAATTTGCCAACGGTCTGCGACTGCTGGTTGTCGAACGTCACGCATCACCAACCTTTGCCGCCTACCTGACCATCGGTGTCGGGGCGGTGGATGAAAACAGCGAAACCCGCGGAGTGGCTCACCTGCTTGAACACATGCTCTTCAAAGGCACCAAGACCCTGGGCACCACCGACTATGCCGCCGAGAAACCGCTGCTGGACAAGATCACCGAGGTTGGGGGGGAAATTGACCGAATGAAAAATGATCCCGGCGCTGACCGGAAACGGTTGAAGGCCCTGCGCGAACAACTCGCCGAGTTGCAGAAACAACACCGCCGGTTCGTGGTCAAGGACGAGTTCTCACGTATCTACGCTGAAAATGGCGGCACCGGCTACAACGCCTTCACCACCAAGGATTCCACCACCTACCTCATCTCCCTGCCGAGCAACAAGCTTGAACTCTGGGCACTGATTGAATCGGACCGGATGAAAAATGCCGTGCTGCGGGAATTCTATACCGAACGGGATGTCATCCAGGAAGAACGGCGGCGTTCCTATGAAAGCAATCCCGGCGGCATGCTTTACGAAACCCTGATCGCCAACGCCTACACCGTACACCCCTACCGCAACCCGATCATCGGCTGGCACACGGATATCGCCAACCTGACGCTGGCCGAGACCAGGGAGTTTCATCGTCGCTACTATGCGCCGATCAATACCGTTATCGCCCTGGTCGGGGATATTGACTTTGACCGGGCCGTGGCCATGGTTGAACGTTATTTCGGCGACATCCCGCCGGGAACACCGGTCCCCCCCCTGGCGGTGGTGGAACCACCGCAAAAAGGGGAGAAGCGGATCCATATCGACTTTGACGCCCAACCGCAGATGGCCATCGCCTACCATAAACCGACCATGCCGGCGCGCGAAGACTATGTCTTCGACCTGATCGACCTGATCCTCAGCGGCGGCCCCACCTCGCGCCTCTACAAGTCGCTGGTCCAGAAGCAGCAGCTGGCAACCAGTATTTCGACCTACGGCGCCCCCGGAGCGCGCTATGCCAACCTGTTCGTCATCAGCGCCGCACCGCGCTATCCCCACACCCTGAAGGAGGTTGAACAGGCCATCTACACGGAACTGGAACGTCTCGCCCGGGAACCGGTCAGTGAAACCGAGTTGGCCAAGGCACGCAATCGACTGAAAGTCGACCACCTGCAGGGGATGCAGTCCAACAACGGCCTGGCCCGGTCTCTGACCTATTTCCAGACCGTCGCCCACGACTGGCGCTACCTGGCCCGTTATCAGCAGGTTATTTCCAGCATCACCGCCAGTGAAATCATGCAGGTCGCAAAAACTTATCTGACGGCGGATAATCGCACTGTCGTCACCCTCAGCAAGGAGGAAACGCAACCATGA